One genomic window of Caballeronia sp. SBC1 includes the following:
- a CDS encoding sigma-54-dependent Fis family transcriptional regulator, whose translation MPYVSQTRHIDRVRNVIEGRMSSPGADASRLASSYRRSLEQYHLDPGATIGPRILTVPELRDVQQREETVLRASGQCLSRLHETVREADYCVMLTDAEGVTIDYRVDRDRRHEFKRAGLYPGSCWSEREEGTCGVASVLLDAEAITVHKTDHFRAAFTTLTCSASPIFGVRGELIGVLDASAVRSPEERESQRLVNHIVRQSALLIEDGFFLNATTHCWVLLAHRSRHYVEAQPEILIAFDARGYAIAANRRAKECVPGLNQLPRHVSELFDIRAERLLDARPGRDLISFRLVGSGSPLHARVRPPVVHVSRSPTPPPREAAKPVTERALSESETLERTRILAAMTHAKWRPVIAAQALGISRATLYRRIAKFGIVAPHRR comes from the coding sequence ATGCCGTATGTTTCGCAGACCAGACACATCGATCGCGTGCGCAACGTGATAGAAGGCCGCATGAGCAGCCCGGGTGCCGATGCGTCGCGGCTGGCGTCGTCGTATAGGCGCTCGCTGGAGCAATATCATCTCGATCCGGGCGCGACTATCGGGCCGCGCATCCTGACCGTTCCCGAACTACGCGATGTCCAGCAGCGCGAAGAAACCGTGCTGCGTGCATCCGGCCAATGTCTTTCGCGACTGCATGAAACCGTACGCGAAGCCGACTACTGCGTGATGTTGACCGATGCAGAGGGCGTGACCATCGACTACCGGGTGGATCGTGATCGCCGGCACGAATTCAAGCGCGCGGGTTTGTATCCCGGCTCGTGCTGGTCCGAGCGTGAAGAGGGGACATGCGGTGTTGCGTCGGTGCTGCTCGACGCCGAGGCGATCACCGTCCACAAGACCGACCATTTCCGCGCGGCGTTCACCACGCTGACCTGTAGCGCATCGCCTATCTTCGGCGTGCGAGGCGAGCTGATCGGCGTGCTGGATGCGTCGGCGGTGCGCTCGCCCGAAGAGCGCGAGAGCCAGCGGCTGGTCAACCATATTGTTCGGCAAAGCGCGTTGCTGATAGAGGACGGTTTCTTCCTCAACGCGACCACGCATTGCTGGGTCTTGCTTGCGCACCGCAGCCGGCATTACGTTGAGGCGCAGCCGGAAATATTGATCGCGTTCGACGCACGCGGTTACGCGATTGCGGCTAACCGGCGCGCGAAGGAATGCGTGCCGGGGCTGAATCAGTTGCCGCGCCACGTCTCCGAACTCTTCGATATCCGCGCCGAACGTCTGCTCGATGCACGCCCCGGACGCGATCTCATCTCGTTCAGGCTGGTCGGCTCGGGTTCGCCGCTGCATGCGCGTGTCAGGCCGCCTGTTGTACACGTTTCCCGAAGCCCGACGCCGCCACCACGCGAAGCCGCCAAGCCGGTAACGGAACGCGCGTTGTCCGAAAGCGAAACACTTGAACGCACTCGCATACTCGCTGCGATGACCCATGCTAAATGGCGGCCAGTCATAGCGGCACAAGCGCTGGGCATATCGCGGGCGACGTTGTACCGGCGTATAGCGAAGTTTGGAATAGTGGCGCCGCACAGGCGCTAG
- a CDS encoding DUF779 domain-containing protein — translation MTEEEVSRVVATPAAIQLIDKLKAEHGQVLFHQSGGCCDGSAPMCFPVAEFMVGSSDVKLGELAGVPFYMSESQFEYWQHTQLIIDCVPGNGGMFSLERPSGLRFLTRSRLFDDTESAWLERHPVEHVTG, via the coding sequence ATGACCGAAGAAGAAGTTTCGCGCGTGGTCGCCACGCCGGCGGCGATCCAATTAATCGATAAGCTGAAGGCCGAACACGGACAGGTGTTGTTCCATCAGTCGGGCGGTTGCTGCGACGGTAGCGCGCCCATGTGTTTCCCGGTCGCCGAATTCATGGTCGGTTCGTCGGACGTCAAGCTCGGCGAGCTAGCCGGCGTGCCGTTCTACATGAGCGAATCTCAATTCGAATACTGGCAGCACACGCAGTTGATCATCGATTGCGTGCCGGGAAATGGCGGCATGTTTTCGCTGGAACGGCCGAGCGGGTTGCGTTTTCTCACGCGATCGCGCCTTTTCGACGACACCGAATCTGCGTGGCTCGAGCGTCATCCGGTCGAGCACGTCACGGGTTGA
- the adh gene encoding aldehyde dehydrogenase, translating into MNHAEMQFLNTDFPYKKQYGNFIGGQWVKPVGGEYFDNISPITGEPFTSIPRSREADIELALDAAHKAKTAWGKTSPAERANILNKIADRMEANLTRIAVAETIDNGKPLRETMAADIPLAIDHFRYFAGCVRAQEGSISQIDGDTVAYHFHEPLGVVGQIIPWNFPILMAVWKLAPALAAGNCVVLKPAEQTPASLLVLIELIEDLLPAGVLNVVNGFGLEAGKPLASNKRIAKIAFTGETTTGRLIMQYASQNLIPVTLELGGKSPNIFFADVMNADDSYFDKALEGFAMFALNQGEVCTCPSRVLIEESIYDRFMERALKRVAAISQGHPLDSKTMIGAQASQEQLEKILSYIDLGKQEGAECLIGGERNALDGELKNGYYVKPTVFRGHNKMRIFQEEIFGPVVSVTTFKDEAQALEIANDTLYGLGAGVWTRDGTRAYRFGRDIQAGRVWTNCYHAYPAHAAFGGYKQSGIGRENHKMMLDHYQQTKNLLVSYSQKPLGFF; encoded by the coding sequence ATGAATCACGCCGAGATGCAATTTTTGAACACAGACTTCCCGTATAAAAAGCAGTATGGCAATTTCATCGGTGGTCAATGGGTCAAGCCGGTAGGTGGTGAGTATTTCGATAACATTTCGCCAATCACGGGCGAACCGTTCACATCGATTCCGCGCTCGCGCGAAGCTGATATTGAACTCGCGCTCGACGCAGCGCACAAAGCGAAGACCGCTTGGGGCAAGACGTCGCCCGCTGAGCGAGCCAACATCCTGAACAAGATTGCCGACCGGATGGAAGCGAATCTGACGCGCATTGCGGTGGCGGAAACAATCGATAACGGCAAGCCGCTACGCGAAACCATGGCCGCCGATATCCCGTTGGCGATCGATCATTTCCGCTATTTCGCCGGTTGCGTGCGGGCTCAGGAAGGCTCGATTTCGCAGATCGATGGGGACACGGTCGCGTACCACTTCCATGAGCCGCTAGGCGTGGTAGGGCAGATTATCCCGTGGAATTTCCCGATTCTGATGGCGGTGTGGAAGCTAGCACCTGCGCTCGCCGCGGGCAATTGCGTCGTCCTCAAGCCCGCTGAACAAACCCCCGCTTCGCTGCTGGTGCTGATCGAATTGATCGAGGATCTATTGCCGGCCGGCGTGCTCAACGTGGTCAACGGCTTTGGGCTGGAGGCTGGCAAACCGCTGGCATCGAATAAGCGAATTGCCAAGATCGCGTTCACCGGCGAGACCACGACTGGCCGCCTGATCATGCAGTACGCCAGCCAGAACCTGATTCCGGTGACGCTCGAACTCGGCGGCAAGAGCCCGAACATTTTCTTCGCCGATGTCATGAACGCGGACGACAGCTATTTCGACAAGGCGCTTGAAGGTTTCGCCATGTTCGCGCTGAATCAGGGCGAGGTCTGTACGTGCCCGTCGCGCGTGCTGATTGAAGAGTCAATCTACGATCGCTTCATGGAACGCGCGCTCAAGCGCGTGGCGGCCATCAGCCAGGGGCACCCGCTCGACTCGAAGACAATGATTGGCGCGCAAGCCTCGCAGGAGCAGCTTGAAAAGATCCTGTCGTATATCGATCTTGGCAAGCAGGAAGGCGCTGAATGCCTGATCGGCGGCGAACGCAACGCGCTCGACGGCGAGTTGAAGAACGGCTACTACGTGAAGCCGACCGTCTTCCGCGGTCACAACAAGATGCGCATCTTCCAGGAAGAAATCTTTGGGCCGGTGGTGTCGGTGACTACTTTCAAGGACGAAGCGCAGGCACTGGAAATCGCCAATGACACGCTTTATGGCCTCGGTGCGGGCGTATGGACGCGCGACGGTACGCGAGCCTATCGTTTCGGCCGCGACATCCAGGCTGGGCGTGTATGGACCAACTGCTATCACGCGTATCCGGCGCATGCGGCGTTTGGTGGTTACAAGCAATCGGGCATTGGCCGGGAAAATCACAAGATGATGCTCGACCACTATCAGCAGACAAAAAACCTGCTGGTGAGTTATAGCCAGAAGCCGCTCGGTTTCTTCTGA
- a CDS encoding sigma-54-dependent Fis family transcriptional regulator: MEGLDIIKQSHERSRSFGLSDTMRPDYGVLSEADLRLKREQNRALSTHALPVIETLYGQIANTHSMVVLTDSEGLILHSLGDDDFLARADRVALRPGALWSEQQQGTNAIGTAIAARDAAMVLGDQHYLRANRFLACSSVPILDPFGELLGVFDVTGDCRGHSRHTMALAKMSAQMIENHLFTSAFPEALRIHFHGRPEFIGTLMEGIAAFRADGRFLSANRSAQFQFGLPLASLRAHTLSSLFNVSCSELFDRMRSGAGAPVERTISLCLHSGVNVFASADLRRSTAVALSTDSHDVTDVIARKRVSEPQPKLSGLRYLMTGDAQVAALVERVRRVIGKNIPILIGGETGTGKDVLASAVHRDSPRCDGPFVAVNCASIPDTLIEAELFGYEEGAFTGASKRGACGKILQADGGTLFLDEIGDMPYSLQSRLLRVLQERMVTPLGSTRAVPVDFALICATNRNLRERVTAGEFREDLYYRINGLLVTLPPLRQRTDLAVTVEKILRAERPSGAPIRVSPEVLAAFTRHPWPGNFRQLANVLRTACAMLDDHETCIGLDHLPQDFFDDERDAENAKVALSPSATDSARLDDLALSAVAAALETHAGNVSAAARMLGVSRNTLYRKMAALDETRRR; this comes from the coding sequence ATGGAAGGCCTGGATATCATCAAGCAATCGCACGAACGTTCCCGGAGCTTCGGCCTGTCGGACACCATGCGGCCCGACTACGGCGTGCTCAGCGAAGCGGATCTCCGACTCAAGCGCGAACAGAATCGCGCGCTCTCCACGCATGCGCTGCCCGTCATAGAAACGCTCTACGGGCAGATCGCCAATACGCATAGCATGGTCGTACTGACCGACTCTGAAGGGCTCATCCTGCATTCGCTTGGCGACGACGATTTCCTCGCCCGTGCCGACCGTGTCGCGTTGCGTCCGGGCGCGTTATGGAGCGAACAGCAGCAGGGCACCAACGCGATAGGCACGGCCATTGCCGCACGCGACGCCGCCATGGTGCTCGGCGACCAGCATTACTTGCGCGCGAACCGGTTCCTTGCGTGCTCCAGCGTGCCGATTCTCGATCCGTTCGGAGAGTTGCTAGGCGTTTTTGACGTCACCGGCGATTGTCGCGGCCACAGCCGTCACACCATGGCGCTTGCCAAGATGTCCGCGCAGATGATCGAGAACCATTTGTTCACCAGCGCCTTTCCTGAAGCATTGCGAATCCATTTTCACGGGCGTCCGGAGTTTATCGGCACGTTGATGGAAGGCATTGCTGCGTTCAGGGCTGATGGACGCTTTCTATCGGCTAATCGCAGCGCGCAATTTCAGTTTGGCTTGCCGCTTGCCTCGTTGCGCGCGCATACCTTGTCATCGTTGTTCAACGTCTCATGCAGCGAACTGTTCGACCGGATGCGCAGCGGCGCGGGCGCGCCCGTCGAACGCACGATTTCGCTGTGCCTGCACAGCGGCGTTAATGTTTTTGCCAGCGCCGATCTGAGGCGCTCGACGGCCGTTGCACTCTCGACGGACAGTCACGATGTCACCGATGTCATCGCGCGCAAACGCGTCTCGGAACCGCAGCCGAAACTCTCCGGCCTGCGTTACCTGATGACTGGCGACGCCCAGGTTGCGGCACTCGTTGAACGGGTGCGCAGGGTGATCGGTAAAAATATTCCGATCCTGATTGGCGGTGAGACGGGTACCGGCAAGGATGTCCTGGCGAGCGCCGTGCATCGTGACTCGCCTCGTTGCGACGGGCCGTTCGTTGCGGTGAATTGTGCGTCGATCCCGGACACGCTGATAGAAGCGGAGTTGTTCGGTTATGAGGAAGGGGCGTTTACGGGCGCGTCCAAACGCGGCGCTTGCGGCAAGATCCTGCAAGCCGATGGCGGTACCCTGTTCCTCGATGAAATCGGCGATATGCCGTACTCGTTGCAAAGCCGTTTGCTGCGTGTGCTGCAAGAGCGCATGGTGACGCCGCTGGGCAGCACGCGCGCCGTGCCTGTGGATTTCGCCCTGATTTGCGCGACCAATCGCAATCTGCGCGAGCGCGTCACTGCTGGCGAATTTCGTGAGGATCTCTATTACCGGATCAACGGGTTGCTCGTGACGCTGCCGCCGCTGCGCCAGCGGACCGATCTGGCTGTGACCGTCGAAAAGATCCTTCGTGCCGAGCGTCCAAGTGGTGCACCCATCAGGGTTTCACCTGAGGTGCTGGCGGCGTTCACCCGTCACCCGTGGCCGGGAAATTTCCGGCAACTGGCGAACGTGCTGAGGACCGCGTGTGCGATGCTTGACGACCATGAGACGTGCATCGGCCTGGACCATCTGCCGCAAGATTTCTTCGATGACGAACGCGACGCGGAGAATGCGAAAGTGGCCTTGTCGCCGTCTGCGACGGACAGCGCGCGCCTGGACGATCTCGCGTTGTCGGCCGTCGCGGCAGCGCTTGAGACGCACGCCGGCAACGTCTCGGCGGCAGCGCGAATGCTTGGCGTATCGCGTAACACGCTCTACCGGAAGATGGCGGCGCTCGACGAAACGCGGCGTCGGTAA
- a CDS encoding bifunctional diguanylate cyclase/phosphodiesterase, translating to MLAGSYNSLLVLFSLLVAILASYTGLDMAGRISTSQGRAAFGWLIGGACAMGTGIWSMHFVGMLAFSLPISLGYDPSITVLSLLIAIASSAFALWLVGQNELPVSRLIGGAVLMGAGVTGMHYTGMAALRMTPGIRYIPSLFILSVIIAILASGAALWIAFHLRRYSPVVRPMRAGAAVVMGLAIVAMHYTGMAAAQFPIGSVCGAAREGVSAGWLALVIIVATLAVLTIALIISVLDLRLESRTALLAVSLAEANQELTYLALHDALTKLPNRVLLEDRLSRAIQSADRERGRFALMFMDLDGFKVVNDAYGHHVGDLLLVDVAQRIGMNVRSQDTLARVGGDEFVLLAEVAEPADAATLAGKILAAMREAFQLAGRELRVSTSIGIAIYPGNGFHQEDLLINADAAMYHAKALGRNTYCFFEASMNANVHEQLQLVQDLRAAVDRNQLILQYQPKFTAPHGPVIGVEALVRWRHPTRGLIPPDQFIPLAEKTGLIVSIGEWVFDEACRQIAVLRNAGHHELTMAVNLSAMQFRHASLIRTVRETLARHLLEPSCLTLEITESTAMHDVDTSLRILEQLHEMGVRISIDDFGTGYSSLLYLKRLPASELKIDRGFIRDLARDTEDAAIVSAIVALGQTLNLNIVAEGVETRAQQEFLTRLGCDSLQGFLLGHPMSADDLIDVLSPDGLVCEAARRRSVIEVDARLAPVGGEVG from the coding sequence ATGCTTGCTGGTAGCTACAATAGTTTGCTCGTCTTGTTCTCGCTGCTTGTCGCGATTCTGGCCTCGTATACGGGGTTGGACATGGCGGGCCGCATTTCTACCTCACAGGGACGGGCAGCCTTTGGGTGGCTGATAGGCGGCGCGTGCGCCATGGGCACGGGCATCTGGTCGATGCACTTTGTCGGCATGCTGGCCTTCAGCTTGCCGATTTCGCTTGGCTACGACCCCTCGATCACGGTGCTCTCACTGCTGATCGCCATTGCATCTTCGGCGTTCGCGCTGTGGCTTGTGGGCCAGAACGAATTGCCTGTGTCGCGATTGATCGGCGGCGCTGTATTAATGGGTGCCGGGGTCACGGGTATGCACTATACGGGCATGGCCGCGTTGCGCATGACGCCCGGAATCCGCTACATCCCGTCCCTTTTTATCCTGTCCGTCATCATCGCGATTCTTGCGTCAGGCGCAGCACTGTGGATTGCATTCCACTTGCGCCGTTATTCACCCGTGGTTCGGCCGATGCGTGCAGGCGCAGCGGTGGTGATGGGCCTTGCCATTGTCGCGATGCACTACACCGGCATGGCCGCGGCGCAATTTCCGATTGGGAGCGTTTGCGGTGCCGCGCGCGAGGGCGTGAGTGCAGGATGGCTGGCGCTTGTGATCATTGTTGCCACGCTGGCGGTGCTCACCATTGCACTGATCATTTCAGTCCTTGACCTGCGGCTGGAGTCACGCACCGCCCTATTGGCGGTCTCGCTCGCTGAGGCCAACCAGGAATTGACGTACCTGGCATTGCATGACGCCCTCACCAAGCTTCCCAATCGCGTGCTGCTGGAAGACCGGCTTAGCAGGGCGATCCAGAGTGCTGATCGCGAGCGTGGTCGCTTCGCCCTGATGTTCATGGACCTGGACGGGTTCAAGGTGGTCAACGACGCGTACGGCCATCACGTTGGTGACCTGTTGCTGGTCGATGTCGCGCAACGCATAGGGATGAATGTTCGGTCACAGGACACGCTCGCCCGTGTGGGAGGAGACGAATTCGTGTTGCTCGCGGAGGTTGCGGAACCGGCGGATGCGGCGACCCTCGCCGGCAAAATATTGGCCGCTATGAGAGAAGCGTTTCAGCTTGCCGGCCGCGAGTTGCGCGTGTCGACCAGCATTGGTATTGCGATCTATCCCGGCAACGGCTTTCATCAGGAGGACCTGCTGATCAATGCGGATGCCGCGATGTATCACGCAAAGGCGCTAGGAAGAAATACCTACTGCTTCTTCGAAGCCTCCATGAACGCCAATGTGCATGAGCAGTTGCAGCTCGTGCAGGATCTTCGCGCGGCGGTTGATCGAAACCAGCTGATCTTGCAATATCAACCGAAGTTCACTGCACCCCACGGGCCGGTAATCGGCGTGGAAGCGCTGGTGCGTTGGCGGCATCCTACTCGCGGGTTGATTCCGCCAGACCAGTTTATCCCCTTGGCGGAGAAAACCGGCTTGATCGTGTCAATTGGTGAATGGGTATTCGACGAGGCCTGCCGGCAGATTGCCGTGTTGCGCAACGCGGGACATCACGAGCTGACCATGGCGGTCAATCTGTCGGCAATGCAATTCAGACACGCGAGTCTGATTCGAACCGTCCGGGAGACCTTGGCGCGCCACCTGCTGGAACCGAGCTGCCTGACGCTCGAGATCACCGAGTCCACGGCGATGCACGATGTCGATACAAGCCTGCGAATCCTGGAGCAACTGCACGAGATGGGCGTGCGTATTTCCATCGATGATTTTGGCACTGGCTATTCAAGTCTTCTGTATTTGAAACGGCTGCCGGCAAGCGAGCTGAAAATCGACCGTGGGTTTATCCGGGACCTTGCCCGTGATACGGAGGATGCGGCGATTGTGTCGGCGATTGTGGCACTGGGCCAGACACTCAATTTGAATATTGTTGCCGAGGGTGTGGAGACACGGGCACAGCAGGAATTCCTGACCCGTCTTGGTTGTGATTCCTTGCAAGGCTTCTTGCTTGGTCATCCGATGTCGGCCGATGATTTGATCGACGTTCTTTCGCCAGATGGTCTCGTGTGTGAGGCGGCGCGACGCCGCTCTGTCATTGAGGTTGATGCGCGGCTGGCGCCCGTCGGGGGGGAAGTGGGTTGA
- a CDS encoding haloacid dehalogenase type II, translated as MALIGVKALVFDVFGTVVDWRSGVARDAALFLARRQINGIDPSEFADAWRRRYGPAMEEVRSGRRAFVRLDVLHRENLLAVLADYGIDAASIPDEEVDELNLAWHRLDPWPDSLTGLTRLKATRIIAPLSNGNIVLMLNMAKRAGIPWDAILGAEVVQAYKPMPEAYLRTADVLGLRPEQMCLVAAHNSDLAAARQCGYKTAFVARPTEHGPGQTTDLKAEADWDVVARDFNDLADKVGA; from the coding sequence ATGGCATTGATCGGCGTTAAAGCATTGGTATTTGATGTATTTGGCACTGTTGTGGATTGGCGCAGCGGCGTGGCGCGTGACGCCGCGCTGTTTCTGGCGCGGCGTCAAATTAACGGCATCGACCCGTCCGAATTCGCCGATGCCTGGCGTCGACGGTATGGCCCTGCCATGGAGGAAGTGCGCAGCGGCCGGAGAGCATTCGTTCGGCTAGACGTGTTACACCGCGAGAACTTGCTGGCGGTATTGGCGGACTATGGAATTGATGCCGCAAGCATTCCGGACGAGGAAGTAGATGAGCTGAATCTGGCGTGGCATCGGCTCGATCCGTGGCCCGACTCCCTCACCGGCCTCACTCGACTCAAGGCCACTCGCATCATTGCGCCACTTTCGAATGGCAACATTGTGCTGATGCTGAACATGGCGAAACGCGCCGGCATTCCGTGGGACGCAATTCTGGGTGCGGAAGTCGTGCAGGCGTACAAGCCGATGCCCGAAGCGTATTTGCGAACCGCCGATGTACTGGGTCTGCGCCCGGAGCAAATGTGCCTGGTCGCCGCGCACAACAGTGATCTCGCAGCGGCGAGGCAATGCGGGTACAAGACGGCGTTTGTTGCTCGGCCAACGGAACATGGGCCGGGGCAGACCACGGACTTGAAGGCCGAAGCGGAC
- a CDS encoding NAD(P)/FAD-dependent oxidoreductase, whose product MSEQNPNQTISNVLETFEAALKSGDTAAAAAQFQPDGFWRDLVAFTWNIKTMEGREQIAAMLESQLDTVKPSNLKIADNETATEADGVTQAWITFETGVARGTGFIRVKDGQIWTLLTTMTELKGHEEPKGIKRPMGAEHGARKDRTSWKENREAELETLGYDKQPYCLIVGGGQGGIALGARLRQLGVPAIIIDKNERPGDQWRARYKSLCLHDPVWYDHMPYLPFPDNWPVFSPKDKIGDWLEMYTKVMELNYWGSTTCTSAQYDEAAGEWTVEVERGGEKLTLRPKQLVLATGMSGKPNMPKFKGMDVFKGEQHHSSKHPGPDAYKGKKVVVIGANNSAHDICGALWEAGVDVTMVQRSSTHIVKSNSLMELALGDLYSERAVASGMTTMKADLTFASIPYKILHEFQIPVYNAIKERDAEFYDRLEKRGFMLDFGDDGSGLFMKYLRRGSGYYIDVGASDLVADGKIKLKSGVDVVELKEHSVVLSDGSELEADLVVYATGYGSMNGWAADLISREVADKVGKVWGLGSNTTKDPGPWEGEQRNMWKPTQQQALWFHGGNLHQSRHYSQYLSLQLKARMEGIPTPVFGLQEVHHLS is encoded by the coding sequence ATGTCTGAACAGAATCCGAATCAAACCATCTCCAACGTCCTGGAGACATTCGAAGCCGCGCTAAAGAGCGGCGACACAGCAGCGGCGGCCGCGCAATTCCAGCCCGATGGTTTTTGGCGCGACCTGGTCGCGTTCACCTGGAACATCAAGACGATGGAAGGCCGCGAGCAGATTGCGGCGATGCTGGAATCGCAGCTGGACACAGTCAAGCCATCGAACCTGAAGATTGCCGATAACGAAACGGCGACCGAAGCGGACGGCGTGACGCAAGCGTGGATCACGTTCGAGACCGGCGTTGCTCGAGGTACGGGCTTTATCCGCGTGAAGGATGGGCAGATCTGGACGCTGCTCACGACCATGACCGAACTTAAGGGCCACGAAGAACCGAAAGGCATCAAGCGGCCGATGGGCGCCGAGCATGGCGCACGTAAGGACAGGACCAGCTGGAAGGAGAATCGCGAGGCCGAGCTGGAGACACTGGGTTATGACAAGCAGCCGTATTGCCTGATTGTTGGCGGCGGGCAGGGCGGGATTGCTTTGGGCGCACGGCTGCGGCAACTGGGCGTGCCGGCAATTATTATCGATAAGAACGAGCGGCCCGGTGACCAATGGCGCGCGCGTTACAAGAGCCTGTGCCTGCATGATCCGGTCTGGTACGACCACATGCCGTACCTGCCGTTCCCTGACAACTGGCCAGTGTTTTCGCCGAAGGACAAGATTGGCGACTGGCTGGAGATGTACACAAAGGTCATGGAGCTGAACTACTGGGGATCGACCACATGCACGTCCGCTCAATACGACGAGGCTGCGGGTGAATGGACCGTGGAAGTCGAGCGCGGCGGCGAAAAGCTAACGCTTCGGCCGAAACAACTCGTGCTTGCAACCGGGATGTCGGGCAAGCCGAATATGCCGAAGTTCAAGGGCATGGATGTGTTCAAGGGCGAGCAGCATCATTCGTCGAAACATCCGGGACCGGATGCTTACAAGGGCAAGAAGGTGGTTGTGATCGGCGCGAATAATTCTGCACACGATATTTGCGGCGCGCTGTGGGAAGCGGGCGTGGATGTGACCATGGTGCAGCGCTCGTCCACGCACATAGTCAAGTCGAACTCGCTCATGGAGTTGGCGCTGGGCGACCTTTACTCCGAGCGCGCGGTGGCGTCGGGCATGACTACGATGAAGGCCGACCTGACGTTTGCATCGATACCTTACAAGATCCTGCACGAGTTCCAGATCCCGGTTTATAACGCGATCAAGGAGCGTGACGCGGAGTTTTACGACCGGCTGGAGAAGCGAGGTTTCATGCTCGATTTCGGCGATGACGGCTCGGGCCTCTTCATGAAATACCTGCGGCGCGGATCGGGTTATTACATCGATGTGGGCGCATCAGACCTCGTCGCGGACGGCAAGATCAAGCTGAAGAGCGGCGTGGATGTGGTCGAGTTGAAAGAGCATTCTGTCGTGCTCAGCGACGGCAGCGAACTTGAAGCGGATCTGGTTGTGTACGCGACCGGTTATGGGTCGATGAACGGCTGGGCCGCGGATCTTATCTCGCGTGAGGTGGCGGACAAGGTGGGCAAGGTGTGGGGATTGGGATCGAATACGACCAAGGACCCTGGGCCGTGGGAAGGCGAGCAGCGCAACATGTGGAAACCTACGCAGCAGCAGGCGTTGTGGTTCCATGGCGGGAACCTGCATCAATCGCGGCACTACTCGCAGTATTTATCGCTGCAACTCAAGGCGCGGATGGAGGGAATTCCAACGCCGGTATTCGGTTTGCAAGAGGTGCATCATTTGTCGTGA